Proteins encoded within one genomic window of Episyrphus balteatus chromosome 1, idEpiBalt1.1, whole genome shotgun sequence:
- the LOC129906397 gene encoding uncharacterized protein LOC129906397, with the protein MNSELLSLIDEVDPNEMDYQEDASSSSGSDFGGDDTVKDPSFVMESNKPRNLAIILRRIQSDHDTSDSVTCTKNSTRKRKRNPEMWEQNIRKRLRESGKEYQSAKGKINPRKNVLEPCKDTCVHLCTNNFSHEDREEIHKSF; encoded by the exons ATGAATTCGGAACTTCTTTC ATTAATCGACGAGGTGGACCCAAATGAAATGGATTATCAAGAAGATGCTTCGAGTTCAAGCGGTTCAGActttg GAGGCGATGATACTGTTAAAGATCCTTCTTTTGTTATGGAATCTAACAAGCCAAGGAATTTAGCGATCATTTTGAGACGTATTCAGTCCGACCATGACACTTCTG ATAGTGTTACGTGCACAAAAAATTCAACCAGAAAACGAAAACGGAATCCAGAAATGTGGGAACAAAATATTCGAAAACGATTGCGAGAATCTGGTAAGGAGTACCAAAGCGCTAAGGGGAAAATCAATCCAAGAAAGAATGTTTTAGAACCATGTAAGGACACTTGTGTTCATTTATGTACGAACAATTTTTCACATGAAGATAGAGAAGAAATACATAAGTCCTTCTAG